A single window of Hippocampus zosterae strain Florida chromosome 15, ASM2543408v3, whole genome shotgun sequence DNA harbors:
- the gpsm2 gene encoding G-protein-signaling modulator 2 isoform X1: MKSMNRSTQQEVHKVICCKIMTSCYMRPIKQTEDIFVRSTRIERFLCTHRATYPDFTLRNDDIYHNKQGRTCTLCAVISTVRVHCSLETEGSSEITSSTEGFRRRAKFLATRFWMEVSCLELALEGERLCKLGDYRAGVSFFEAAIQVGTEDLQVLSAIYSQLGNAYFHLHDYAKALEFHRHDLTLTRTIGDLLGEAKASGNLGNTLKVLGRFDEAMVCCQRHLEIATDISDKVAQARALYNFGNVYHAQGKSICWSGAEPGDFPEDVMVALRKASEYYEANLVLVQELGDRAAQGRTYGNLGNTHYLLGNFRNAVASHEQRLLIAKEFGDRSAERRAYCNLGNAYIFLGEFEVAAEHYKRTLQLARQLKDRAVEAQACYSLGNTYTLLQDYERAIDYHLKHLIIAQDLNDRIGEGRACWSLGNAHTALGNHDQAMHFAEKHLEICRETGDRSGELTARMNVTDLQTVLGLSYSTNNSTLSENIDDKTRGAKPRMSRRHSMENLELMHLTPDKMNVQKWSSDILSKQSKPALIKSSSKLFFVNRLRGKKFKAGGGSSKVLQDASNTLDSGNVPPHGAHKRSGPDVLGDEGFFDLLTRFQSNRMDDQRCSVRDKGGCLLSLNGGCHSPPGIIRKSVSDSANVSGAQGRRIEDSSVAGGSLPGLRLNQNTNQAVLNHLMANADDAEPDEDFFNMLVKCQGSRLDDQRSAPPPPPARGPTVPDEDFFSLIMRSQAKRMDEQRVTLPSAAAKTNAASN; this comes from the exons ATGAAAAGCATGAACAGATCAACACAGCAAGAAGTCCATAAAGTCATTTGCTGTAAAATAATGACCTCATGTTATATGCGTCCAATAAAGCAAACAGAGGACATTTTTGTTCGAAGCACACGCATTGAAAGATTTTTATGCACTCATCGAGCAACCTACCCAGATTTTACTCTACGAAATGATGACATCTACCATAACAAACAAGGGCGTACGTGTACACTCTGCGCAGTCATTTCCACAGTCCGGGTTCATTGTTCTCTGGAAACGGAAGGAAGCAGTGAAATAACATCCTCTACTGAAGGATTCCGTCGCCGCGCAAAGTTTTTGGCCACTCGGTTCTG GATGGAGGTGTCCTGCCTTGAGCTGGCGCTGGAGGGCGAGCGCCTCTGCAAGTTGGGCGACTACAGAGCCGGCGTATCCTTCTTCGAAGCCGCCATCCAGGTGGGCACGGAGGACCTGCAGGTGCTCAGCGCCATCTACAGCCAGCTGGGCAACGCCTACTTCCACTTGCACGACTACGCCAAGGCGCTGGAGTTCCACCGGCACGACCTCACCTTGACCAG GACCATCGGGGATCTGCTCGGCGAGGCCAAAGCCAGCGGGAATCTCGGCAATACACTGAAGGTGCTGGGGAGGTTCGATGAGGCCATGGTGTGCTGTCAGAGGCACTTGGAGATAGCCACGGACATCAGCGACAAG GTGGCTCAGGCGCGAGCTCTCTACAACTTTGGCAACGTGTATCATGCTCAAGGAAAAAGTATTTGCTGGAGTGGAGCAGAGCCTGGAGATTTCCCAGAAGACGTTATGGTGGCGCTGAGGAAGGCCTCGGAATATTACGA GGCAAACCTGGTGCTCGTGCAGGAGCTTGgcgaccgggccgcccagggTCGAACGTACGGCAACCTGGGTAACACTCACTACCTGCTGGGGAACTTTCGCAACGCCGTGGCGTCTCATGAGCAG CGTCTCCTAATAGCAAAGGAATTTGGCGACCGCTCCGCGGAAAGACGCGCTTACTGCAACCTGGGCAACGCTTACATCTTCCTCGGAGAGTTCGAAGTGGCCGCCGAGCATTACAA GAGGACGCTGCAGCTGGCGAGGCAGCTGAAGGATCGTGCGGTGGAGGCTCAGGCATGCTACAGTTTGGGCAACACGTACACTCTGCTGCAGGACTACGAGAGAGCCATCGACTACCACCTCAAACATCTCATCATAGCCCAGGACCTCAATGACCG GATTGGCGAAGGTCGAGCGTGCTGGAGTCTGGGAAACGCCCACACCGCACTTGGTAACCACGACCAGGCCATGCACTTTGCTGAGAAACACCTGGAGATCTGCAGAGAG ACCGGAGACAGGAGCGGCGAGCTGACGGCGCGTATGAACGTGACGGATCTGCAGACGGTCTTAGGCCTGAGCTACAGCACCAATAACTCCACCCTGTCCGAGAACATCGACGACAAGACGCGAG GGGCGAAGCCGAGGATGAGCAGGAGGCACAGCATGGAGAACCTGGAGCTGATGCACCTCACGCCTGACAAGATGAAC GTTCAGAAGTGGAGCAGCGACATCCTGAGCAAACAGAGCAAGCCCGCCCTCATCAagagctcctccaagttgttcTTTGTTAACCGTCTGCGCGGGAAGAAGTTCAAAGCCGGCGGAGGTTCCAGTAAGGTCCTCCAGGATGCCAGTAACACTCTGGACAGCGGCAATGTGCCCCCGCACGGGGCACACAAG CGATCCGGTCCTGACGTGCTCGGGGATGAGGGCTTCTTTGACCTCCTCACTCGCTTCCAGAGCAACCGCATGGACGATCAGCGCTGCTCCGTTCGTGACAAAGGCGGCTGCCTTTTGTCGCTAAACGGCGGCTGCCACTCTCCGCCCGGGATCATCAGGAAAT CCGTTTCTGATTCCGCCAATGTGTCCGGTGCTCAAGGCCGGCGGATCGAGGACTCCTCGGTCGCCGGCGGGAGCCTGCCGGGTCTCAGGCTCAACCAGAACACCAACCAGGCCGTGCTCAACCACCTGATGGCCAATGCGGACGACGCCGAGCCCGACGAAGACTTCTTCAACATGCTGGTCAAGTGCCAG GGCTCCCGCTTGGACGACCAACGCTccgcacctcctcctcctccggcgcGTGGTCCCACGGTACCGGATGAGGATTTCTTCAGCCTCATCATGCGCTCGCAGGCCAAAAGGATGGACGAGCAGCGCGTCACGTTGCCCTCCGCCGCGGCAAAGACCAACGCTGCCTCCAACTGA
- the gpsm2 gene encoding G-protein-signaling modulator 2 isoform X3 yields the protein MDADGSVISTRAEDQSFHVRYRMEVSCLELALEGERLCKLGDYRAGVSFFEAAIQVGTEDLQVLSAIYSQLGNAYFHLHDYAKALEFHRHDLTLTRTIGDLLGEAKASGNLGNTLKVLGRFDEAMVCCQRHLEIATDISDKVAQARALYNFGNVYHAQGKSICWSGAEPGDFPEDVMVALRKASEYYEANLVLVQELGDRAAQGRTYGNLGNTHYLLGNFRNAVASHEQRLLIAKEFGDRSAERRAYCNLGNAYIFLGEFEVAAEHYKRTLQLARQLKDRAVEAQACYSLGNTYTLLQDYERAIDYHLKHLIIAQDLNDRIGEGRACWSLGNAHTALGNHDQAMHFAEKHLEICRETGDRSGELTARMNVTDLQTVLGLSYSTNNSTLSENIDDKTRGAKPRMSRRHSMENLELMHLTPDKMNVQKWSSDILSKQSKPALIKSSSKLFFVNRLRGKKFKAGGGSSKVLQDASNTLDSGNVPPHGAHKRSGPDVLGDEGFFDLLTRFQSNRMDDQRCSVRDKGGCLLSLNGGCHSPPGIIRKSVSDSANVSGAQGRRIEDSSVAGGSLPGLRLNQNTNQAVLNHLMANADDAEPDEDFFNMLVKCQGSRLDDQRSAPPPPPARGPTVPDEDFFSLIMRSQAKRMDEQRVTLPSAAAKTNAASN from the exons ATGGATGCCGACGGCTCCGTGATTAGCACACGAGCCGAGGATCAGTCCTTCCATGTCCGCTACAG GATGGAGGTGTCCTGCCTTGAGCTGGCGCTGGAGGGCGAGCGCCTCTGCAAGTTGGGCGACTACAGAGCCGGCGTATCCTTCTTCGAAGCCGCCATCCAGGTGGGCACGGAGGACCTGCAGGTGCTCAGCGCCATCTACAGCCAGCTGGGCAACGCCTACTTCCACTTGCACGACTACGCCAAGGCGCTGGAGTTCCACCGGCACGACCTCACCTTGACCAG GACCATCGGGGATCTGCTCGGCGAGGCCAAAGCCAGCGGGAATCTCGGCAATACACTGAAGGTGCTGGGGAGGTTCGATGAGGCCATGGTGTGCTGTCAGAGGCACTTGGAGATAGCCACGGACATCAGCGACAAG GTGGCTCAGGCGCGAGCTCTCTACAACTTTGGCAACGTGTATCATGCTCAAGGAAAAAGTATTTGCTGGAGTGGAGCAGAGCCTGGAGATTTCCCAGAAGACGTTATGGTGGCGCTGAGGAAGGCCTCGGAATATTACGA GGCAAACCTGGTGCTCGTGCAGGAGCTTGgcgaccgggccgcccagggTCGAACGTACGGCAACCTGGGTAACACTCACTACCTGCTGGGGAACTTTCGCAACGCCGTGGCGTCTCATGAGCAG CGTCTCCTAATAGCAAAGGAATTTGGCGACCGCTCCGCGGAAAGACGCGCTTACTGCAACCTGGGCAACGCTTACATCTTCCTCGGAGAGTTCGAAGTGGCCGCCGAGCATTACAA GAGGACGCTGCAGCTGGCGAGGCAGCTGAAGGATCGTGCGGTGGAGGCTCAGGCATGCTACAGTTTGGGCAACACGTACACTCTGCTGCAGGACTACGAGAGAGCCATCGACTACCACCTCAAACATCTCATCATAGCCCAGGACCTCAATGACCG GATTGGCGAAGGTCGAGCGTGCTGGAGTCTGGGAAACGCCCACACCGCACTTGGTAACCACGACCAGGCCATGCACTTTGCTGAGAAACACCTGGAGATCTGCAGAGAG ACCGGAGACAGGAGCGGCGAGCTGACGGCGCGTATGAACGTGACGGATCTGCAGACGGTCTTAGGCCTGAGCTACAGCACCAATAACTCCACCCTGTCCGAGAACATCGACGACAAGACGCGAG GGGCGAAGCCGAGGATGAGCAGGAGGCACAGCATGGAGAACCTGGAGCTGATGCACCTCACGCCTGACAAGATGAAC GTTCAGAAGTGGAGCAGCGACATCCTGAGCAAACAGAGCAAGCCCGCCCTCATCAagagctcctccaagttgttcTTTGTTAACCGTCTGCGCGGGAAGAAGTTCAAAGCCGGCGGAGGTTCCAGTAAGGTCCTCCAGGATGCCAGTAACACTCTGGACAGCGGCAATGTGCCCCCGCACGGGGCACACAAG CGATCCGGTCCTGACGTGCTCGGGGATGAGGGCTTCTTTGACCTCCTCACTCGCTTCCAGAGCAACCGCATGGACGATCAGCGCTGCTCCGTTCGTGACAAAGGCGGCTGCCTTTTGTCGCTAAACGGCGGCTGCCACTCTCCGCCCGGGATCATCAGGAAAT CCGTTTCTGATTCCGCCAATGTGTCCGGTGCTCAAGGCCGGCGGATCGAGGACTCCTCGGTCGCCGGCGGGAGCCTGCCGGGTCTCAGGCTCAACCAGAACACCAACCAGGCCGTGCTCAACCACCTGATGGCCAATGCGGACGACGCCGAGCCCGACGAAGACTTCTTCAACATGCTGGTCAAGTGCCAG GGCTCCCGCTTGGACGACCAACGCTccgcacctcctcctcctccggcgcGTGGTCCCACGGTACCGGATGAGGATTTCTTCAGCCTCATCATGCGCTCGCAGGCCAAAAGGATGGACGAGCAGCGCGTCACGTTGCCCTCCGCCGCGGCAAAGACCAACGCTGCCTCCAACTGA
- the gpsm2 gene encoding G-protein-signaling modulator 2 isoform X2 → MTAHLLRAFSQFQKKSKNFFLPGAHCRMEVSCLELALEGERLCKLGDYRAGVSFFEAAIQVGTEDLQVLSAIYSQLGNAYFHLHDYAKALEFHRHDLTLTRTIGDLLGEAKASGNLGNTLKVLGRFDEAMVCCQRHLEIATDISDKVAQARALYNFGNVYHAQGKSICWSGAEPGDFPEDVMVALRKASEYYEANLVLVQELGDRAAQGRTYGNLGNTHYLLGNFRNAVASHEQRLLIAKEFGDRSAERRAYCNLGNAYIFLGEFEVAAEHYKRTLQLARQLKDRAVEAQACYSLGNTYTLLQDYERAIDYHLKHLIIAQDLNDRIGEGRACWSLGNAHTALGNHDQAMHFAEKHLEICRETGDRSGELTARMNVTDLQTVLGLSYSTNNSTLSENIDDKTRGAKPRMSRRHSMENLELMHLTPDKMNVQKWSSDILSKQSKPALIKSSSKLFFVNRLRGKKFKAGGGSSKVLQDASNTLDSGNVPPHGAHKRSGPDVLGDEGFFDLLTRFQSNRMDDQRCSVRDKGGCLLSLNGGCHSPPGIIRKSVSDSANVSGAQGRRIEDSSVAGGSLPGLRLNQNTNQAVLNHLMANADDAEPDEDFFNMLVKCQGSRLDDQRSAPPPPPARGPTVPDEDFFSLIMRSQAKRMDEQRVTLPSAAAKTNAASN, encoded by the exons ATGACTGCGCATCTTTTGAGAGCCTTTTCCCAatttcaaaaaaagtcaaaaaatttttttttacctggtgCCCACTGTAGGATGGAGGTGTCCTGCCTTGAGCTGGCGCTGGAGGGCGAGCGCCTCTGCAAGTTGGGCGACTACAGAGCCGGCGTATCCTTCTTCGAAGCCGCCATCCAGGTGGGCACGGAGGACCTGCAGGTGCTCAGCGCCATCTACAGCCAGCTGGGCAACGCCTACTTCCACTTGCACGACTACGCCAAGGCGCTGGAGTTCCACCGGCACGACCTCACCTTGACCAG GACCATCGGGGATCTGCTCGGCGAGGCCAAAGCCAGCGGGAATCTCGGCAATACACTGAAGGTGCTGGGGAGGTTCGATGAGGCCATGGTGTGCTGTCAGAGGCACTTGGAGATAGCCACGGACATCAGCGACAAG GTGGCTCAGGCGCGAGCTCTCTACAACTTTGGCAACGTGTATCATGCTCAAGGAAAAAGTATTTGCTGGAGTGGAGCAGAGCCTGGAGATTTCCCAGAAGACGTTATGGTGGCGCTGAGGAAGGCCTCGGAATATTACGA GGCAAACCTGGTGCTCGTGCAGGAGCTTGgcgaccgggccgcccagggTCGAACGTACGGCAACCTGGGTAACACTCACTACCTGCTGGGGAACTTTCGCAACGCCGTGGCGTCTCATGAGCAG CGTCTCCTAATAGCAAAGGAATTTGGCGACCGCTCCGCGGAAAGACGCGCTTACTGCAACCTGGGCAACGCTTACATCTTCCTCGGAGAGTTCGAAGTGGCCGCCGAGCATTACAA GAGGACGCTGCAGCTGGCGAGGCAGCTGAAGGATCGTGCGGTGGAGGCTCAGGCATGCTACAGTTTGGGCAACACGTACACTCTGCTGCAGGACTACGAGAGAGCCATCGACTACCACCTCAAACATCTCATCATAGCCCAGGACCTCAATGACCG GATTGGCGAAGGTCGAGCGTGCTGGAGTCTGGGAAACGCCCACACCGCACTTGGTAACCACGACCAGGCCATGCACTTTGCTGAGAAACACCTGGAGATCTGCAGAGAG ACCGGAGACAGGAGCGGCGAGCTGACGGCGCGTATGAACGTGACGGATCTGCAGACGGTCTTAGGCCTGAGCTACAGCACCAATAACTCCACCCTGTCCGAGAACATCGACGACAAGACGCGAG GGGCGAAGCCGAGGATGAGCAGGAGGCACAGCATGGAGAACCTGGAGCTGATGCACCTCACGCCTGACAAGATGAAC GTTCAGAAGTGGAGCAGCGACATCCTGAGCAAACAGAGCAAGCCCGCCCTCATCAagagctcctccaagttgttcTTTGTTAACCGTCTGCGCGGGAAGAAGTTCAAAGCCGGCGGAGGTTCCAGTAAGGTCCTCCAGGATGCCAGTAACACTCTGGACAGCGGCAATGTGCCCCCGCACGGGGCACACAAG CGATCCGGTCCTGACGTGCTCGGGGATGAGGGCTTCTTTGACCTCCTCACTCGCTTCCAGAGCAACCGCATGGACGATCAGCGCTGCTCCGTTCGTGACAAAGGCGGCTGCCTTTTGTCGCTAAACGGCGGCTGCCACTCTCCGCCCGGGATCATCAGGAAAT CCGTTTCTGATTCCGCCAATGTGTCCGGTGCTCAAGGCCGGCGGATCGAGGACTCCTCGGTCGCCGGCGGGAGCCTGCCGGGTCTCAGGCTCAACCAGAACACCAACCAGGCCGTGCTCAACCACCTGATGGCCAATGCGGACGACGCCGAGCCCGACGAAGACTTCTTCAACATGCTGGTCAAGTGCCAG GGCTCCCGCTTGGACGACCAACGCTccgcacctcctcctcctccggcgcGTGGTCCCACGGTACCGGATGAGGATTTCTTCAGCCTCATCATGCGCTCGCAGGCCAAAAGGATGGACGAGCAGCGCGTCACGTTGCCCTCCGCCGCGGCAAAGACCAACGCTGCCTCCAACTGA
- the gpsm2 gene encoding G-protein-signaling modulator 2 isoform X4 gives MCCCCCKARKSCRMEVSCLELALEGERLCKLGDYRAGVSFFEAAIQVGTEDLQVLSAIYSQLGNAYFHLHDYAKALEFHRHDLTLTRTIGDLLGEAKASGNLGNTLKVLGRFDEAMVCCQRHLEIATDISDKVAQARALYNFGNVYHAQGKSICWSGAEPGDFPEDVMVALRKASEYYEANLVLVQELGDRAAQGRTYGNLGNTHYLLGNFRNAVASHEQRLLIAKEFGDRSAERRAYCNLGNAYIFLGEFEVAAEHYKRTLQLARQLKDRAVEAQACYSLGNTYTLLQDYERAIDYHLKHLIIAQDLNDRIGEGRACWSLGNAHTALGNHDQAMHFAEKHLEICRETGDRSGELTARMNVTDLQTVLGLSYSTNNSTLSENIDDKTRGAKPRMSRRHSMENLELMHLTPDKMNVQKWSSDILSKQSKPALIKSSSKLFFVNRLRGKKFKAGGGSSKVLQDASNTLDSGNVPPHGAHKRSGPDVLGDEGFFDLLTRFQSNRMDDQRCSVRDKGGCLLSLNGGCHSPPGIIRKSVSDSANVSGAQGRRIEDSSVAGGSLPGLRLNQNTNQAVLNHLMANADDAEPDEDFFNMLVKCQGSRLDDQRSAPPPPPARGPTVPDEDFFSLIMRSQAKRMDEQRVTLPSAAAKTNAASN, from the exons atgtgctgctgttgttgtaagGCAAGAAAAAGCTGCAG GATGGAGGTGTCCTGCCTTGAGCTGGCGCTGGAGGGCGAGCGCCTCTGCAAGTTGGGCGACTACAGAGCCGGCGTATCCTTCTTCGAAGCCGCCATCCAGGTGGGCACGGAGGACCTGCAGGTGCTCAGCGCCATCTACAGCCAGCTGGGCAACGCCTACTTCCACTTGCACGACTACGCCAAGGCGCTGGAGTTCCACCGGCACGACCTCACCTTGACCAG GACCATCGGGGATCTGCTCGGCGAGGCCAAAGCCAGCGGGAATCTCGGCAATACACTGAAGGTGCTGGGGAGGTTCGATGAGGCCATGGTGTGCTGTCAGAGGCACTTGGAGATAGCCACGGACATCAGCGACAAG GTGGCTCAGGCGCGAGCTCTCTACAACTTTGGCAACGTGTATCATGCTCAAGGAAAAAGTATTTGCTGGAGTGGAGCAGAGCCTGGAGATTTCCCAGAAGACGTTATGGTGGCGCTGAGGAAGGCCTCGGAATATTACGA GGCAAACCTGGTGCTCGTGCAGGAGCTTGgcgaccgggccgcccagggTCGAACGTACGGCAACCTGGGTAACACTCACTACCTGCTGGGGAACTTTCGCAACGCCGTGGCGTCTCATGAGCAG CGTCTCCTAATAGCAAAGGAATTTGGCGACCGCTCCGCGGAAAGACGCGCTTACTGCAACCTGGGCAACGCTTACATCTTCCTCGGAGAGTTCGAAGTGGCCGCCGAGCATTACAA GAGGACGCTGCAGCTGGCGAGGCAGCTGAAGGATCGTGCGGTGGAGGCTCAGGCATGCTACAGTTTGGGCAACACGTACACTCTGCTGCAGGACTACGAGAGAGCCATCGACTACCACCTCAAACATCTCATCATAGCCCAGGACCTCAATGACCG GATTGGCGAAGGTCGAGCGTGCTGGAGTCTGGGAAACGCCCACACCGCACTTGGTAACCACGACCAGGCCATGCACTTTGCTGAGAAACACCTGGAGATCTGCAGAGAG ACCGGAGACAGGAGCGGCGAGCTGACGGCGCGTATGAACGTGACGGATCTGCAGACGGTCTTAGGCCTGAGCTACAGCACCAATAACTCCACCCTGTCCGAGAACATCGACGACAAGACGCGAG GGGCGAAGCCGAGGATGAGCAGGAGGCACAGCATGGAGAACCTGGAGCTGATGCACCTCACGCCTGACAAGATGAAC GTTCAGAAGTGGAGCAGCGACATCCTGAGCAAACAGAGCAAGCCCGCCCTCATCAagagctcctccaagttgttcTTTGTTAACCGTCTGCGCGGGAAGAAGTTCAAAGCCGGCGGAGGTTCCAGTAAGGTCCTCCAGGATGCCAGTAACACTCTGGACAGCGGCAATGTGCCCCCGCACGGGGCACACAAG CGATCCGGTCCTGACGTGCTCGGGGATGAGGGCTTCTTTGACCTCCTCACTCGCTTCCAGAGCAACCGCATGGACGATCAGCGCTGCTCCGTTCGTGACAAAGGCGGCTGCCTTTTGTCGCTAAACGGCGGCTGCCACTCTCCGCCCGGGATCATCAGGAAAT CCGTTTCTGATTCCGCCAATGTGTCCGGTGCTCAAGGCCGGCGGATCGAGGACTCCTCGGTCGCCGGCGGGAGCCTGCCGGGTCTCAGGCTCAACCAGAACACCAACCAGGCCGTGCTCAACCACCTGATGGCCAATGCGGACGACGCCGAGCCCGACGAAGACTTCTTCAACATGCTGGTCAAGTGCCAG GGCTCCCGCTTGGACGACCAACGCTccgcacctcctcctcctccggcgcGTGGTCCCACGGTACCGGATGAGGATTTCTTCAGCCTCATCATGCGCTCGCAGGCCAAAAGGATGGACGAGCAGCGCGTCACGTTGCCCTCCGCCGCGGCAAAGACCAACGCTGCCTCCAACTGA